A single region of the Podospora pseudopauciseta strain CBS 411.78 chromosome 1, whole genome shotgun sequence genome encodes:
- a CDS encoding hypothetical protein (COG:S; EggNog:ENOG503P7IE), with translation MAGIIILDFDGTITTADTINTLASLPTSHHPGEVTEGHEKLWEEIVEGYVADHAEHTKNYVPEAKGRTTLGQELEYLESLRGPEGVSIGRVSRGSLFANLREEDFRVFGQRIVENGRGGEGEEERVVLRRGFKEFVGRCRENGWEIGVVSVNWSRDFIMGVISEQCGGLDGVKVVANGIRYPEGTIEGPKELGREVMMTAGDKLRGMELLSKEGGERKRVVYFGDSTTDLACLVEADLGVVVADEEEGKLLVTLRRIGYGVPHVEGEYRREKDGKKQGMVWARDFEELMRSGVIEGLRR, from the coding sequence ATGGCAGGCATAATCATCCTCGACTTTGACGGCACCATCACGACTGCTGACACGATCAACACCCTGGCTTCATTGCCGACATCTCACCACCCGGGGGAAGTGACGGAGGGGCATGAGAAGCTgtgggaggagattgtggaggGGTATGTGGCTGATCATGCGGAGCACACCAAGAATTATGTGCCCGAGGCCAAAGGGAGGACCACGCTGGGGCAGGAGTTGGAGTATCTTGAGAGTTTGAGGGGGCCGGAGGGGGTGTCGATTGGGAGGGTTAGTCGGGGATCACTTTTTGCAAACCTTAGAGAGGAGGACTTTCGGGTGTTTGGGCAGAGGATCGTGGAGAAtgggcggggaggggagggagaagaggagagggtggttttgaggagggggttcaAGGAGTTTGTGGGACGGTGTCGAGAGAATGGCTGGGAGATTGGGGTTGTGAGTGTGAATTGGAGTCGGGATTTTATCATGGGGGTTATAAGTGAGCAGTGCGGCGGGTTGGATGGGGTTAAGGTGGTAGCGAATGGGATTAGATACCCAGAGGGGACGATTGAAGGGCCGAAggagctggggagggaggtgatgatgacggcgGGGGATAAAttgagggggatggagtTGTTGTcaaaggaaggaggggagaggaaACGGGTGGTGTATTTTGGGGATTCGACCACGGATTTGGCTTGTTTGGTGGAGGCggatttgggggttgtggttgctgatgaggaggaggggaagttgTTGGTTAcgttgaggaggattggGTATGGGGTGCCGCatgtggagggggagtatAGGAGAGAAAAAGATGGGAAGAAACAGGGGATGGTGTGGGCGAGGGACTTCGAGGAGCTCATGAGGAGTGGTGTGATTGAGGGGCTGcggaggtga
- a CDS encoding hypothetical protein (BUSCO:EOG09262NIR; COG:K; EggNog:ENOG503P3UN), translating into MAGFIKTEEQKPVKAEPDAANGSPFMEDLLDESADLEFYDKFKDSADTYDRMYLARLPSYLWEAWSKLDDDDEIEIGKIRQFQDKDGKMQLQMLLHSNIQPHQELPKEYNLDVHNPDVHNTFVFTEQDLGSYAAKNKERAKALAAGIPAHLLRQQQQKQSGESSDRGRRSGPYTRKAIPKKTRIAGRIKHEVLCTPAANPETERFLFSRTKKTQETKKEVKVYEAGTNPRGLSGDKEWAGYLKVTEKPTKAKKMENKTARWPENQLLDAIAECFGRHRFWSIKAIRAVIPQPEVYLRETLEKIAVLHRSGSFANHWELKAEYKSMLKTAQPEDGAAAPPPDNNISDEEDEDIKMEDVI; encoded by the exons ATGGCTGGATTTATCAAGACCGAGGAGCAGAAGCCAGTCAAGGCTGAGCCCGACGCGGCCAACGGCTCGCCGTTCATGGAGGACCTGCTTGACGAGTCGGCCGATCTCGAGTTCTACGACAAGTTTAAAGACTCTGCCGACACGTACGATAGGATGTACCTGGCGCGTCTCCCCAGTTATCTATGGGAAGCTTGGTCGAAAttggatgacgatgacgagatCGAAATTGGCAAGATTCGACAGTTCCAGGACAAAGACGGCAAAATG CAACTCCAGATGCTCCTTCACTCTAACATTCAGCCACATCAAGAACTTCCCAAGGAGTACAATCTCGATGTCCACAACCCTGACGTTCACAACACCTTCGTCTTCACCGAGCAGGATCTAGGCAGCTACGcggccaagaacaaggagaGGGCAAAGGCGTTGGCTGCCGGTATCCCGGCTCATCTTTTGCgtcagcaacagcaaaagCAGTCAGGAGAGTCGTCGGAccgagggagaagaagcggCCCATATACGCGGAAGGCGATTCCAA AGAAAACCAGAATTGCTGGCAGAATCAAGCACGAAGTACTTTGCACGCCCGCCGCCAACCCCGAGACCGAAAGATTTCTCTTCTCTCGCACGAAGAAGACGCAAGAAACGAAGAAGGAAGTCAAGGTGTACGAGGCTGGTACCAACCCTCGAGGCTTGTCTGGAGACAAGGAGTGGGCTGGATATCTC AAAGTTACCGAGAAACccaccaaggccaagaagatggagaacAAGACCGCGCGCTGGCCCGAGAACCAACTCCTCGATGCCATCGCCGAATGCTTCGGCCGCCACAGGTTCTGGTCTATCAAGGCTATCCGCGCCGTCATCCCACAGCCAGAGGTTTATTTGCGGGAGACCCTCGAGAAGATTGCTGTGCTTCATCGTTCTGGGTCTTTTGCCAACCACTGGGAGTTAAAGGCAGAGTACAAGAGCATGCTCAAGACGGCGCAGCCGGAGGACGGTGCGGCAGCTCCACCACCCGATAACAACATTAGcgacgaagaggacgaggacatCAAGATGGAGGATGTGATTTAG
- a CDS encoding hypothetical protein (EggNog:ENOG503NUI0; COG:Q) yields MTLSTEPNGLNGHAVNGNGINGHEPRPFVLKDTPVENLRPLRVIVVGAGFSGILAAIRIPERLRNVELVVYEKADGVGGVWHANRYPGVACDVPSYSYQYTFAPNPNWSALYAPGSEIREYLEDVATRFGAMRFIKLSHRVEGGEWDNVAKKWNVKVHNITTGETFTDSANILVTARGQLSEPSWPSIPGLDTFTGKIMHSGAWDTSYDFSNKRIGVIGNGSSAIQIIPQLQKIPGTQLKCFMRSPTWISPEFGDQGMAALGFDPKQKSTLRSDPQLFLKFRKVFEDLGNTIQSTTLLSHPDQISSQAFFHSSMTAKLSSRPDLLRLIIPTFAPGCRRVTPGPGFLDSLLEPNVTVIPSPIASITPTGIVTSPSSHHAFDAIICATGFNVGTAPPFPLLGRNSLTLSQHWFHHPETYLSITTHNFPNLFFLFGPNSAIGFGSLTKILEALVDYLTSYIRKLQKEDYASIEPKPKRVADFESYTQAYFKNTVYMDKCHSWYKRGDRIVGLWPGSTLHALETLRSPRWEDYDYEGLENGNNRLGWLGNGWSVTQTVTEEGKRGGDPSWYLNEDEAEIPKEGRPEENERLGRRPWSY; encoded by the exons ATGACACTCTCTACGGAGCCTAACGGGTTGAATGGACATGCCGTCAATGGCAATGGCATCAATGGTCATGAGCCTAGGCCTTTCGTTTTGAAGGATACACCTGTTGAAAATCTCCGTCCGCTTCGAGTTATCGTTGTTGGCGCTGGATTCTCCGGGATACTGGCTGCGATTAGGATCCCCGAGCGACTGAGAAATGTGGAATTGGTGGTGTATGAGAAGGcggatggtgttgggggagtgTG GCATGCGAATAGATATCCCGGGGTGGCCTGTGATGTTCCTT CATACTCCTATCAGTACACCTTCGCCCCAAATCCCAACTGGAGCGCGCTTTATGCCCCTGGTAGCGAGATACGGGAGTATCTTGAAGATGTAGCTACTCGCTTTGGGGCAATGAGATTCATCAAACTCAGTCATCGAGTGGAAGGTGGTGAATGGGATAACGTGGCCAAAAAATG GAACGTCAAAGTCCACAATATAACAACCGGCGAGACCTTCACCGACAGCGCCAACATCCTCGTCACAGCCCGCGGCCAGCTCAGCGAACCCTCCTGGCCCTCCATCCCCGGCCTGGACACCTTCACCGGCAAAATAATGCATTCTGGGGCCTGGGACACGAGCTATGACTTTAGCAACAAACGCATCGGAGTCATAGGCAACGGCTCCTCCGCGATTCAAATcatcccccaactccaaaagATCCCGGGCACCCAGCTGAAATGCTTCATGCGCTCGCCAACGTGGATTTCTCCGGAATTCGGTGACCAAGGCATGGCAGCACTCGGCTTCGACCCCAAG CAAAAATCCACCCTCCGCTCCGACCCTCAACTCTTCCTCAAATTCCGCAAAGTCTTCGAAGACCTAGGCAACACAATCCAGTCAACtaccctcctctcccacccggACCAGATCTCTTCCCAAGCCTTCTTCCACTCGTCCATGACAGCCAAACTCTCCTCCCGCCCCGATTTACTCCGGCTCATAATCCCCACCTTCGCCCCCGGCTGCCGTCGCGTAACCCCCGGCCCCGGATTTCTGGATTCCCTTCTCGAGCCAAACGTAACCGTAATCCCCTCTCCCATAGCATCCATCACCCCCACTGGCATCgtcacctctccctcttcccaccaTGCATTCGACGCCATAATCTGCGCCACCGGCTTCAACGTCGGCACCgcaccccccttcccccttttagggcgcaactccctcaccctaTCCCAACACTGGTTCCACCACCCCGAAACCTACCTCTCAATCACAACCCACAActtccccaacctcttcttcctcttcggcccCAACTCCGCCATCGGCTTCGGCTCCCTCACCAAAATCCTCGAAGCCCTAGTCGACTACCTAACCTCTTACATCCGCAAGCTCCAAAAAGAAGACTACGCCTCCATCGAGCCCAAACCCAAACGCGTCGCCGATTTCGAGTCCTACACCCAGGCTTACTTCAAGAACACGGTCTACATGGACAAGTGCCATTCCTGGTACAAAAGGGGGGATAGGATCGTCGGTCTCTGGCCGGGGAGCACGCTCCATGCTTTGGAGACGCTCAGGAGTCCGAGGTGGGAGGACTATGATTATGAGGGGTTGGAAAATGGGAATAATAGActggggtggttggggaaTGGGTGGAGTGTGACCCAGACTGTaacggaggaggggaagagagggggCGATCCGAGTTGGTATTTGaatgaggatgaggctgaGATCCCCAAAGAGGGGAGGCCGGAGGAGAAcgagaggttggggaggaggccttGGAGCTATTAG
- a CDS encoding hypothetical protein (COG:S; EggNog:ENOG503NZ10), which yields MSTSAEDREVMERIARLASRVNRHKNQQAGLIPPPPFRAQHRMSIDSKSARRTDIDVPKDTGYYRGSHRGHPYRGYHGAPRPVHRNRTLVLNGASPSSRSVDDLGASSDTSTSSWVHKNDRHLQIINSSVYQQEAPSRRQAMEQTRQQQLAAKNRQERAKLISHLNRLATNGGYETANHQKTAGKYVITVDGIQFTVTKQGSKLVKVPGASSSRSTGDGEVTYPSAGDGNSAKATPRMAVVGGVKFYRSKNGNLYRHGVVKAQRQSGTVKKVNVPCKQFSMMGSCAKGPQCRYTHDPHKVAICKDFLLGGCPNGDDCDLSHDPTPERTPACLHYARDSCTKSDCKYAHVKVSTAAPVCRSFGFYGYCEGGAECPERHVFECPDFSNTGTCKIRGCKLPHRERASVLRKASSSKSEDVEMEDVSSDDDGESIDDYDVDSDEVDEFIGEDETGGLDFTEQKDFIEL from the exons ATGTCAACCTCCGCCGAGGACCGCGAGGTCATGGAGAGGATCGCTCGCCTGGCCAGTCGCGTTAATCGCCACAAGAATCAGCAGGCCGgcctcatccctcccccgcccttCCGAGCCCAGCACCGTATGTCCATCGACTCGAAGAGTGCCCGCCGCACCGATATTGATGTTCCCAAAGATACAGGGTACTACCGAGGATCCCACCGCGGACATCCGTACCGTGGTTACCATGGTGCCCCGAGGCCTGTTCATCGTAACAGGACTCTGGTTTTGAATGGCGCCTCTCCGTCAAGCAGATCTGTCGACGATCTCGGAGCTTCATCAGATACCTCTACCAGTTCTTGGGTCCACAAGAATGACCGCCATCTTCAGATCATCAACTCCTCGGTCTACCAGCAGGAAGCACCGTCACGTCGCCAGGCAATGGAACAAACTCGGCAACAGCAACTCGCCGCCAAAAACAGACAAGAGCGCGCCAAGTTGATCAGTCATCTCAACCGATTGGCAACCAATGGAGGCTATGAGACAGCTAACCATCAGAAAACCGCCGGCAAATATGTTATCACCGTTGACGGCATCCAATTCACCGTGACGAAACAAGGCAGCAAGCTTGTCAAGGTTCCCGGTGCGTCAAGCTCGCGTTCAACTGGAGACGGAGAAGTCACTTATCCTAGCGCAGGCGATGGAAACTCGGCCAAGGCAACCCCCAGGATGGCCGTGGTTGGCGGTGTCAAGTTTTACAGAAGCAAGAACGGCAACCTGTATCGGCATGGCGTTGTCAAGGCCCAGCG GCAATCTGGCACCGTGAAGAAAGTCAACGTGCCTTGCAAACAGTTTTCGATGATGG GCTCCTGCGCCAAAGGCCCCCAGTGCCGGTATACCCACGACCCCCACAAGGTTGCCATCTGCAAAGACTTTTTGCTGGGCGGCTGCCCCAACGGCGATGACTGCGATCTCTCCCATGACCCCACCCCCGAGCGCACCCCAGCCTGTTTGCACTATGCTCGAGATAGCTGCACCAAGTCTGATTGCAAGTATGCTCACGTGAAAGTGTCTACAGCTGCCCCCGTATGTCGCTCCTTTGGCTTCTACGGCTACTGCGAAGGAGGTGCAGAATGCCCCGAGCGGCATGTGTTTGAGTGCCCCGATTTTAGCAACACAGGCACGTGTAAGATCCGGGGTTGTAAGCTCCCCCACCGAGAGAGGGCAAGCGTCCTTCGCAAAGCGTCGAGCTCCAAGAGCGAAGACGTAGAGATGGAGGATGTTTCAAGCGACGACGATGGGGAGTCTATCGACGATTATGATGTGGACTCGGACGAGGTTGACGAGTTCATTGGCGAAGATGAGACTGGTGGTCTCGATTTCACTGAGCAAAAGGACTTCATCGAactatga